A window from Mya arenaria isolate MELC-2E11 chromosome 9, ASM2691426v1 encodes these proteins:
- the LOC128203377 gene encoding uncharacterized protein LOC128203377, whose product MYAYSLYLKIWLNATTFETYSSKPLAVDHTPPSIRRGRYIKDSNIFCQLDFDVIDWTENITACWDGVFSEQQSTITYYNVSLGTSVKGNDIVQVSNVGLSTNFTVTRVRLEPGIKYFFTVTAVNILGLNSQKSSDGFLIDTDNPIHGVVYNTGRFMDSSFQGEADSLNISWTGFVDHYSGIQSYYVALAEVNETLNQGDFVNVGLQTTYSFRNLILQHGHTYISYVKAVDSVKHYSNVSATPAITIDTTPPAGFYCRNYNEIMRDTFMVERVRLIEFPYSFRKDGLYRAIGYLESGVNDFRVTIQSGYLHFSLPIVTNHNGSIYFEYDFSPSESLNETLYINIFGKNATVYMTLFECDAKVQSNENVVRVSQLVGSEIAVSVNVEDKESKIKQVLLGVGTYPNSFQIVPLHQVHCVNIHLLNIDGVSHSTPLFVTAIVDNHAGLRSTFSSIPIVVDRTGPVISLLEFNTISFLDTAANGTVETTVNISWSAMDNESGLKSCYVGIGNTVNDNNVLKATYAPGTMFTTIMLNLAHGTRMIANIRCVNKVEIASAMSSSTQYVLYSKPDMNSVYLNVIADNEMSTDCNMKHVFSEGPVSIAPTASPSCPLYLQTNDSSIKLEWSGRTDKLYIERFEFKVAKNENETIIDWTSCGLYRMIDVAGLSLQSNQMYTCSVRGIDIRSGRSDPLTALVKPRWFVPSLTDEAITASFSNKTVTLNWTDVFAMTSNNAFLFDVSVGTRKGYNDVIDIKKTRDAFVTFRPPENSILGPVGNELFINVVCKDMLGLFTVYETAIAVL is encoded by the exons ATGTATGCTTATTCGCTGTATCTAAAAATATGGCTTAATGCTACcacatttgaaacatattcaTCCAAGCCGTTAGCAGTTGATCACACACCACCTTCTATACGAAGGGGCCGATATATCAAGGATTCGAACATCTTTTGTCAATTGGATTTTGATGTCATTGATTGGACTGAAAATATCACCGCATGTTGGGATGGTGTATTCAGCGAACAACAAAGTACCATtacatattacaatgtatcacTAGGAACAAGCGTCAAAG GCAACGACATTGTCCAAGTATCAAACGTTGGATTATCTACGAATTTTACGGTAACTCGTGTCAGACTCGAGCCTGGAATCAAGTATTTCTTTACCGTAACTGCTGTGAACATATTAGGACTAAACTCACAAAAAAGTTCTGATGGGTTTCTCATCGATACTGATAATCCGATTCATGGTGTTGTATACAATACAGGTCGATTTATGGACAGTAGCTTCCAAGGAGAGGCCGATAGCTTAAATATTTCTTGGACAGGGTTTGTTGATCATTATTCAGGAATCCAAAGTTATTATGTTGCTTTAGCTGAAGTTAACGAAACGCTTAATCAAGGAGATTTTGTAAATGTTGGTTTGCAAACTACTTACTCGTTTCGGAATTTGATTTTGCAACACGGCCACACATACATCAGTTACGTCAAGGCTGTTGATTCGGTAAAACACTACAGTAATGTTTCTGCAACACCCGCTATAACTATTGATACGACCCCTCCAGCTGGCTTCTATTGCagaaattataatgaaataatgagaGACACTTTTATGGTTGAAAGAGTACGTCTCATTGAATTTCCTTATTCATTTCGTAAAGACGGACTCTATCGAGCCATTGGTTATTTAGAAAGCGGTGTTAATGATTTCCGTGTAACGATTCAATCTGGATACTTACATTTTTCCTTACCCATTGTGACCAATCATAACGGATCGATATATTTCGAGTATGATTTTTCACCATCCGAATCTTTGAATGAAACCTTATACATAAACATCTTCGGAAAGAATGCAACAGTTTACATGACCCTCTTTGAATGTGATGCAAAAGTTcaatcaaatgaaaatgttgtaaGAGTTTCTCAGCTGGTTGGCTCGGAAATAGCTGTATCAGTGAATGTTGAAGACAAGgagagtaaaataaaacag GTTCTGTTAGGTGTTGGAACATATCCAAATTCGTTTCAAATTGTTCCTCTCCATCAAGTTCACTGTGTAAACATTCATTTGTTAAACATCGATGGCGTTTCCCACAGCACACCATTATTCGTAACAGCAATAGTGGATAACCATGCTGGTTTAAGGTCAACCTTTTCATCGATACCGATCGTCGTTGACAGAACAGGTCCAGTGATATCGTTGTTGGAATTTAATACCATATCTTTCTTGGATACAGCTGCAAATGGGACTGTAGAAACAACAGTTAATATTTCTTGGAGTGCGATGGACAACGAATCTGGGCTAAAGTCATGTTATGTTGGAATAG GAAATACAGTCAATGATAACAACGTTTTAAAGGCTACGTATGCGCCGGGAACAATGTTTACAACAATCATGTTAAATTTAGCACATGGAACACGCATGATAGCGAATATAAGATGTGTCAACAAGGTAGAAATAGCTTCAGCTATGTCATCAAGCACCCAATATGTGTTGTATTCGAAACCAGACATGAACTCGGTGTATTTGAATGTAATCGCTGACAATGAAATGTCTACAGATTGCAACATGAAACACGTTTTCTCTGAAGGTCCTGTAAGCATTGCGCCAACTGCGTCGCCTTCTTGTCCCCTTTATCTTCAAACGAACGACTCCTCGATTAAGCTTGAATGGTCTGGAAGGACTGATAAGCTATATATTGAACGATTTGAGTTCAAAGTAGCGAAGAACGAAAATGAAACGATTATAGACTGGACAAGCTGTGGTTTATATAGAATGATCGACGTTGCTGGACTTTCCCTTCAATCTAATCAGATGTACACATGTTCTGTACGTGGAATTGATATAAGAAGCGGTAGAAGTGATCCTCTGACGGCATTGGTTAAACCACGATGGTTTGTACCATCCTTAACAG ATGAAGCGATAACTGCTTCTTTTTCAAACAAGACGGTCACTTTAAACTGGACGGACGTATTTGCGATGACGTCAAACAATGCCTTCCTTTTTGACGTCAGTGTGGGAACACGGAAAGGATACAATGATGTCATCGATATTAAGAAGACAAGAGATGCCTTTGTTACTTTTCGTCCGCCTGAAAATTCTATCTTGGGTCCAGTTGGGAACGAACTCTTCATAAACGTTGTGTGCAAAGACATGCTTGGTCTATTCACAGTGTATGAAACAGCCATTGCAGTTTTATAG